CGGCGAAGGCCCGCGCATTCACGGTATCGAGATCGTGCGCGCGATACTCCCATTCCGCCATCTCTTCGAGCCGCACGCCCATCGCGAACGCGGTGTTTCGCCCGAGATGCTGATCGGGAAAGAACAGGACGCGCTGCTTTTGCGCCCACGCCCACTCCAGCACGGCGCGCGCGTTACTCGAGGTGCAGACCACGCCGCCGTGGCGGCCGCAAAAGGCCTTGAGCGCCGCGGTCGAGTTCATGTAGGTCACCGGGAGGATCGTGTCCCCGTGCCGATCGAGCAGCCGGTCCCAGGCCTCCTCGACGTGCTCGAGGTCGGCCATGTCGGCCATCGAGCACCCGGCCTTGAGGTCGGGCAGCAGCACGGTCTGGTGCGGGCGGCGCAGCACGTCGGCCGACTCGGCCATGAAGTGGACGCCGCAGAACACGATGAAATCGGCGCGCTCCTGCGCGGCGGCGAGCTGCGAGAGCTTGAGCGAGTCGCCGCGCAGATCGGCGAACTCCATCACGCTCTCGCGCTGATAGTGGTGGCCGAGGATCACCACGCGACGCCCGAGCGAGCGCTTCGCGAGCCAGGTGCGCTCGCGGATCGCATCGGCGGTGAGAGCCGCGTACTCCGAGAATGGCCGGGCGCCGGAAGCGAGCGGTGGAAGCGTGACGGTCAT
This Candidatus Sulfotelmatobacter sp. DNA region includes the following protein-coding sequences:
- the nadA gene encoding quinolinate synthase NadA, coding for MTVTLPPLASGARPFSEYAALTADAIRERTWLAKRSLGRRVVILGHHYQRESVMEFADLRGDSLKLSQLAAAQERADFIVFCGVHFMAESADVLRRPHQTVLLPDLKAGCSMADMADLEHVEEAWDRLLDRHGDTILPVTYMNSTAALKAFCGRHGGVVCTSSNARAVLEWAWAQKQRVLFFPDQHLGRNTAFAMGVRLEEMAEWEYRAHDLDTVNARAFAADTRLILWRGWCSVHTKFHPSQIDEVRAADPNAKVLVHPECPFEVVQHADRVGSTEYIIRQVDQAPPGTHWAIGTEIHLVHRLALEHPEQEIHSLQKNVCPCATMNRIDPAHLLWTLENLAEGVVVNPIRVPEEDRVLAKAALDRMLSLSAAAGSTMSGD